One part of the Haliotis asinina isolate JCU_RB_2024 chromosome 2, JCU_Hal_asi_v2, whole genome shotgun sequence genome encodes these proteins:
- the LOC137274126 gene encoding carbonyl reductase [NADPH] 1-like, translating into MSSKLVAVVTGSNKGVGFGIARALCKQFDGDVILTARDVDRGQQAVADLNQEGLRPRFHQLDITDTDSVNALAAFLRDNYGGLDVLVNNAAIAYKGDSPAPFSEQARESVRCNFTGTLSVTRALMPLLRPHGRVVIVSSEASKRAMDKCSSERRAQFRDPSLTMEGLQSLMAEFVQDAASGAHQERGWPNTAYGVSKIGATVMSFILMRELAADPREDIIVNSCCPGHVDTDMSSHKGPLTIDQGADTPVFLALLPPGVEGPKGQFCRLRKAEDW; encoded by the exons ATGTCGTCCAAGCTTGTAGCCGTG GTGACCGGATCCAACAAGGGGGTGGGGTTTGGTATTGCTAGGGCGTTGTGCAAACAGTTTgatggtgacgtcattctaacag CTCGAGATGTTGACCGGGGTCAGCAGGCTGTCGCTGATCTGAACCAGGAGGGACTCCGGCCTCGCTTCCACCAACTGGACATCACCGACACCGATAGCGTGAATGCCCTCGCGGCGTTCTTGCGGGACAACTATGGTGGACTCGACGTGCTTGTCAATAACGCTGCCATTGCTTACAAG GGAGACTCACCTGCGCCATTTTCGGAGCAGGCACGTGAGTCTGTCAGATGTAACTTTACAGGGACTCTCAGCGTTACCCGGGCTCTCATGCCCCTTCTCCGTCCTCACGGCAG GGTAGTTATAGTGTCGAGCGAGGCATCTAAGCGTGCGATGGACAAATGTTCTTCAGAACGACGGGCGCAGTTCAGAGATCCCAGCTTAACCATGGAGGGATTGCAGTCTCTGATGGCGGAGTTTGTACA GGATGCTGCCTCAGGAGCACATCAAGAGCGGGGCTGGCCGAACACAGCTTATGGGGTGTCCAAGATCGGCGCGACGGTGATGTCGTTTATACTGATGCGAGAACTTGCTGCAGACCCGCGAGAGGATATAATTGTAAACAGT tgttgcCCTGGTCACGTGGACACAGACATGTCCAGTCACAAGGGTCCGCTGACCATCGACCAAG GTGCCGATACCCCTGTCTTCTTGGCGCTGTTACCCCCCGGCGTTGAGGGACCAAAGGGACAGTTCTGTCGTCTTAGAAAGGCCGAGGACTGGTGA
- the LOC137274127 gene encoding carbonyl reductase [NADPH] 1-like produces MSSKLVAVVTGANKGVGFGIARALCKQFDGDVILTARDVDRGQQAVADLNQEGLRPRFHQLDITDADSVNALATFLRDNYGGLDVLVNNAAIKFKDDSPAPFSEQARESVRCNFTGTLSVTRALMPLLRPHGRVVIVSGEKSMGAMDKCSLERQAEFRDPSLTMEGLQSLMAEFVQDAAAGTHQERGWPNTAYGVSKIGVTVMVFILTRELAADPREDIIVNSCCPGHVDTDMSSHKGPLTIDQGADTPVFLALLPPGVGGPKGQFCRLRKAEDW; encoded by the exons GTGACCGGAGCCAACAAGGGGGTGGGGTTTGGTATTGCTAGGGCGTTGTGCAAACAGTTTgatggtgacgtcattctaacag CTCGAGATGTTGACCGGGGTCAGCAGGCTGTCGCTGATCTGAACCAGGAGGGACTCCGGCCTCGCTTCCACCAACTGGACATCACCGACGCCGATAGCGTGAATGCCCTCGCGACGTTCTTGCGGGACAACTACGGTGGACTGGATGTTCTTGTCAATAACGCTGCCATAAAATTCAAG GACGACTCACCTGCGCCATTTTCGGAGCAGGCACGTGAGTCTGTCAGATGTAACTTTACAGGGACTCTCAGCGTTACCCGGGCTCTCATGCCCCTTCTACGTCCTCACGGCAG AGTAGTTATAGTGTCGGGCGAAAAATCTATGGGAGCGATGGACAAATGTTCTTTAGAACGACAGGCGGAGTTCCGAGATCCCAGCTTAACTATGGAGGGATTGCAGTCTCTGATGGCGGAGTTTGTACA GGATGCTGCCGCAGGAACACATCAAGAGCGGGGCTGGCCGAACACAGCTTATGGGGTGTCCAAGATCGGCGTGACAGTGATGGTGTTTATACTGACGCGAGAACTTGCTGCAGACCCGCGAGAGGATATAATTGTAAACAGT tgttgcCCTGGTCACGTGGACACAGACATGTCCAGTCACAAGGGTCCGCTGACCATCGACCAAG GTGCCGATACCCCTGTCTTCTTGGCGCTGTTACCCCCCGGCGTTGGGGGACCAAAGGGACAGTTCTGTCGTCTTAGAAAGGCCGAGGATTGGTGA